The following is a genomic window from Niabella soli DSM 19437.
TGCACACCCATCCAGTACTCCGCAAAGGGTTTCATTTGCGGATTCTCAATCTGAAGCAAGGAGGGAATAAAGGAAACACCGCCCCAGTCGTAATGTTTCACCTCCCCTTTTAATAGTGCCAGTTTTTGCATATAAAAAAAAGAATTAACTTGGGGGTAAAGATAACCTAATGGCAACACATAATCAATTGGGGCAGGACGGGGAAGATATTGCGACCGCTTACTTTGTGCAAAGGAGTTACACCATCTTATTCAGAAACTGGCGGCATTCGCATTACGAGATCGACATCATCGCCGTTAAAAAAGACAAACTCCATTTTATTGAAGTAAAAACCAGAAGCAGCAGCCAATTTGGCTATCCTGAAGAAAGCGTAACCAAAAGAAAATTCAAATTTTTACAGCAGGCGGCTGATGCATTTTTGTACCAATACCCGCAATACCGGTGGATCCAATACGATATACTGGCGATCATTCATTCCAAAAACAAAACGCCGGAGTTTTTTTTACTGGAAGATGTATTTTTATAAATACTAAAGCTATTGCGCAAATTTGTAAATTAGCAATCTAAATTTTTATTAAAAAAACAGACCAATGAAGCTACAATCAATCGCTTTTGGAACAATTGTTCTTGCCACACTATTGGCTTCCTGCAAAGGAGGCAACAACACCGATGCCGCAGCATCCGGGTCCTTTTGTAAAGACTCTGCCTGTATGACGGAGCCGCTCCGGTTTGGAAGCCCTACGCCCGACAAACCTTTTGTGACGGTTTCGTTTAAGGACTGCAAAATCGATACCATCCATTGGGAGCGGGGAAAGAAAGAAGGCGTAACGGATATTATCTTCAAGGATTTTATACCTAATGATGTGCGGCCGAGTAAGTCCCTTTTCACCTGCGATATCGTTGCGGATAAATATGCCTGGCTAAAGTTCAATGATTGCCCTACCGGGAGAGGCTATCTGATCAAGCTTCCGTTCGATAAAAAGGGAACAACGGAAAAATACAGGAGCGCCATCAATAATTTTGATCCTAAATTTAAGGTGGCAGACGGGTTGGTAGCCTATTATGACAATACGTTTATCTATGTGGTAGATATCAATACCGGCCAAACAGCCCAGACCTTACTGACCGATACTGGCATTACCGGAATAGACTATGATAATGTACATTCTGTTATCGATTCAGTAAACATCACTAAAAGTAATATATATGCGAAAATCCTTTTTAAAGAAAAGGAAATTGTGCATAATGAACCTTTGGCGTTTAAATAATTTATACCCCTGCCTTGTTGCGGCAAGGCAGGATTTTTTTTATGTGGGAATCTTATAAAAAAAGTTTTCAATCGTATTTAAAACTGGAAAAATCGCTTTCCCCCAATTCTACAGAAGCGTACCTGCGGGATATTGACAAGCTGACTCAATACCTGGAAGCCGAGTCACCCAACAAAACTCCGGCGACCGTTATTTTAAATGATCTTCAGGCCTTTCTTGCCTGGATCGCCGAACTCGGCATGCAACCTACCTCACAGGCAAGGGTTATATCCGGCATAAAAGCATTTTATAAATTTTGCCTGCTTGAAAACATAGTACAACAGGATCCGGCATTGTTGCTGGAAGCACCCAAAACCAAAAGGGCCCTCCCGGATGTTTTGAGCATCGCAGAAATAGAACGGCTGATTTCCTGTATTGATTTGAGCAAACCCGAAGGCACCCGCAACAAAGCGATCATTGAAACCCTGTACGGATGCGGCTTACGGGTGAGCGAACTGGTAAACCTGCGCATTTCTCAATTGTATCTGGATGTAGGATATATCCGCGTAATCGGTAAAGGCAACAAAGAACGGTTGACGCCGATCGGTGATTCGGCGGCAAAGTATATCAAGATCTACATAAAGGAGATCCGCAATCATATTGCAGTAAAGCCCGGTAATGAGGACATCGTTTTCCTGAACAAAAGAGGTACCTTATTAAGCCGGGTAATGATCTTTTTAATTATCAAGGAGCTGGCCGCACAAGCACAGATAACAAAGACCATTTCCCCGCACACGTTCCGGCACTCGTTCGCCACACATTTGATCGAAGGGGGCGCCCACCTCCGTGCCGTACAGGAAATGCTGGGACATGAAAGCATTACGACCACCGAGATCTATACGCATCTTGACCGGGAATTTCTCAGAAAAACGCTTGATACGTACCATCCTTTATCACAAGGGTTTCATTCCAAATAGGACGCCCTATTTAACACCACCCATACGAAATTTCATTTGCAGGACAGGAGCAATTATTTTTTTAACAAGCTATGGGCGCATCCCGGATATTCCCTGTTGTGTTTCTTGACCGCTATCAAAAAACTGACGGCCATTTCCAATCGATCCACCGGGTGAAGAATAATACACTATTTTCGTAAGCACAACAACAAACACATTTACTATGAAACGTATTCTGACATTATTCTTTTTTACGGGGACCCTGCTGACGGCTAAAGCCCAGGTTAAAGTTCCTGCAGCAAGCCCCGTGCAAACAGTGAAACAGGATTTCGGACTCGGCACACTGGAATGGAGTTACAGTCGCCCCGGGTTGAAAGGAAGATCTGTATACACTGATGTTGCCCCCGCCGGAAAACTCTGGCGTACCGGCGCCAACAGCGCCACCACACTTACCGTGAGTGATGAAATAATAATCGGAGGAAAAACCATCGGAGCAGGAAAATATGGTTTGCTTACCATTCCGGCACCCAACACATGGGTGGTCATTATAACGAAACAAACCGACGTCACATCGGATCCGACGGTATATAAAGAAGGAGACGATGTGGTTCGCCTAAATATAAAACCGGTCGTTACCGCCACTTCCACGGAAACCTTCACTATTGAACTGGCGAATATAACCCCTGCCAGCGCAGAACTGCAATTGAAATGGGGGAAAGTGCTGATTGCTGTTCCGGTTAAAACCGCCATTGATGCACGCATTATGGCTTCCATAGACGCATCAATGCGATCAGACAAACCGGCTTATTTAGCTGCAGCCAACTATTATTACGACAACAATAAAGACATTACCAAAGCGGTGGAATGGTACAGCAAGGCAGTAGCAGCGCAACCCGAAGCCTATTGGGCTCAGTATTATTATGCAAGGGCGCTGGCAAAGGCCGGAAGGAAAAAAGAAGCAAAAGCCGCTGCTGAAAAATCAAAGCAACAGGCTACAGACAAGCATAACCCGGATTATATTACCCTGAATGAAAAGTTGCTTTCTACCTTATAAATCCCCAAAAACAAAATAATGAAAAAAACACTTTTAACTATCGGTGCGCTATTTACAATAAGCAGCACGGTCCTTTTTGCGCAAACCATCACGCTAAAATTTAATCCGGCAAACGGAAGTAGTTACCTGAATACAACCCGGGCGGTTATGAAAATAAACCAGACGGTTATGGGACAAACCATGGAGATCAACAGTACCAGTAATACAGATTTAACTTATAAAATTGCCGATGCCGCTCCGGATAAAAATCTTGATATTACTTATAACAAGATCAATATGACCATGGAAGCAATGGGTCAGCAAATGAATTTTGACAGTGAGAGTGCGGACACCACTAACCAGGGCAGCAAAGCCTTCAGAGCCGTTAAAGGATCAAAAGTCACGGTTTTAGTCGGAAGCGATGGAACAGTGAAAAGTGTAAAGGGGGCTGATAAAATTGCCGCTAAAGCGAGCGCCGGCAACCGGCAAACACAAGAGCTTCTTAACCGGTTATTTTCTGAAAGCGCGTTAAAAAGCTCTTTTGAACAGCTTTTTAAATTTTATCCTCATGAGCCGGTAAAACAAGGCAGCACCTGGACATCGACCACAAAGATCGCAAGCCCTTATGCAATGACACTTCAAAACAACTATACCCTGGTTAAGATTGACGGCGATAAAAGTACCCTTAAAATTGACGGAAAAGCCGGCACTGACGGAAGTGTTAAATTCGAACAACAGGGAATGACCATGGATATTACGCTTAACGGAACCAGCGCAGGCACGATGGAGATTGACAATAAAACCGGGATGCCTGAAAATACAGATATCACACAGCACCTCAAAGGTACCGTCAACGCCATGGGCCAGGAAGTCCCGGTCGAGATCCATATAGAATCAAAAAGCAGCGTACAAAAACAATAGCAAAAGTTATCCTCCCCGGAGTGTTGCTATAAGCGACAAAACAGGCCGGGGCCGGCAAAAAAAGCCCTCATTGTCATGCCTCCCGATAGCCATCGGGATGGTCCGACATCTAAATTTACGAGTGATGCTCAATAGATTCTGAAACAGTTTAGAACGACAACGGGTTCTCAACGGGCTTTTTAGTCAGCCCCACACCGGAGCAATAAAAAAGCGGCGGGATTGAAGAACCCCGTCGCTTTTACTTGGCATCCCATTTTATTTTACTTCACTTCTATTTTATAATCTTTTGGAGGCACCGCACCCTGCAGGTTTTCAACAAAATAATCCCAGCGCCGGCGCATCATGTAATAAGAATCCTCTCCGTAACCGTGGCGGGCATTGGGTATTACCAACAGGTCAAACGACTTATTGGCCTTAATTAAGGCATCCACAACCAGGTAGGTATTGTAAGGCGGCACATTGTCGTCCATGCCCCCGGTAACCAATAATAACTTTCCCTGCAGGTTCTTTGCATACAATTCATTCGCCTGTTTTGCATAATTATCGCCTGCTTCAAGGCCAATATACCGCTCGCCCCAATCGTCTTCATAATTGCGGTTGTCGTGGTTGCCGGATTCTGCAATGCCCACTTTAAAAAACTCGGGGAATTTAAATAGTGCCGAAGCGGTTGCAAATCCGCCACCTGAGTGCCCCCAGATGCCCACGCGGTTTAAATCCATAAACCCGTTCTTTGCCGCCAGTTGCTTCACCCCTGCAATCTGGTCGTGCAAGGTATTCTCGGCCATATTGCCGTAGCAGACGTCATGAAACGCTTTGGAACGATTGGGATTACAGCTTCCCTCCAAACGTACCACAATGAATCCCAGTTCAGCCAATGCCTGGAAATCGCCGCCCGCCACGTTAAAGGACCAGTTACCCACACTTCCGCCCTGGGGGCCGGGATAAATATAAACGACAACGGGATATTTTTTTGAAACATCCAGGCGGCTGGGTTTATAAAGCAACCCATAAAGATCAAACTGGTTATTGGCCGATTTTACAGAAAACAGTTCCGGCGCCACCCAGCCCGCAGCTTTCAGTGTCTCCGGCTTTATACTTCCCAGCTCACCGAGGGTATTGCCCGCTGTATTTTTAAGTTTGATCACCGGTGGAACCGTTGGTGTAGAATAATTATCTACAAAATAATTGCCATCCGGAGAAAAACTTGCCCGGTGGTTGCCGGGTTCAGGCGTAAGGTTCTGCAACCCTTTTCCATCGAAACTAATTTTATAGAAGTGGCTGTAATAGGGATTCTCCCCTGGTTCTTTGCCCTTCGCCTCAAAGATTATTTTGCGAGTTTTACCATCGGCGCGTAGCATTTGGGTTACCACAAAATCGCCTTTTGTTATTTGATTTTTTAATTTCCCTGAGGTAAGGTCATATAAATACAAATGCCCCCAGCCATCGCGCTCAGAATACCAGATCAGTTCATTTGTTTCGGGCATAAACTGCCAGTTGATCTTCCCCTGCCCGGATTCATATTGGGTGGCTACTTTTTCTTCCATTACTGTTCTTACTTCCCCGGATGCCGCATCGGCGACCCGGAACGTTGCTACTTTATGATCCCGGCTAACAGAAACAAAAGCGAGCTGTTTACTGTTGCCGCCCCACTGGTTATCCCCCAGACTTCCATCCACTGCGATGTCGTCGCTCAGCGTGCCGCGGTGCTCATCCGCCGCCATTTTTAAACGAACGGTGGCAGCCGTTTCCACATCAATTATTACCCGATGAATTTTCGCAATACTGCTATCTCCCGGCAGCGGATATTTCCATTTTTCCAGTTCGGGCGCCCCTACTTTGGTGCGCACCAGGTACATATCATGCAGGTGCCGGTCATCCTGCTGATACGTGGCAACCTTCTTACTATCCGGCGACCAAAGCACGATGGGGCTTTCAGAATGTTTCCACCCGGCATTATCCGTTGCATAACCAAAGTTTTCCATGCCATCGCGAGTCAGTTGTTTTTCCGTGCCGGTGGTAATGTCCTTTACCCAAAGATTCCAATCTTTTATGTAAACCGCTTTTCTTCCGTCGGGCGACACCGCAAACGCAGCCGCGGCCCTTCTTCTGCCCAAATTCTTTTCCTCCGAAGGTGCTTTGTCCGTTGTGGTCCTGCTTCCGCCCTTTACGGCCGGATCCATAACAATATACTTTCCGCTTTCTGGTTCTTTAAACCATAATTTACCATCGGGCAGCCACTGGGGCATAATGTTTTGTTTGGCGTAGGCTTTTGCTGCGGGACCGCCGGACATCATGCTGACCGCACGGTCATAATCGCTGGCGGTAAACAGTTTTTTCTCCTGTGCCCGCACGGTAATCCCCAAAAACAGGAGGGTTCCGGCAATAAGGTATTGCTTCATATTGACTTAATATTATTGTAAAAAATAATTCGCCAAAATAGCAGATTTTTTCGGAAATTTGATAGAGACGGGGTTTCTATTTGATGAGCGGGTGTTACATTCCAGCATTTTGTTTAAAAAGCGCAAATGAAGAATGACAATGTGGCCATACCGTTTTTATTTGTATTCCTGGCATTATGGGTGTGTACCGGCTGTCAGAAGAATAAAGATGCGGCGCCCGGCTCCTACCAATTGATCACCATTTATGAAAACCCGCTTCCCGACCCGGTAACCATCCAGTTTATAAACGGCAGTATTACTCCAAAGGGAGATACACTTATTCGTTATGAGTTTGACAAGATCATGATCGATCCCAATTCGAGTACGCAGATCATGCAGGATGTTTGTTTAAAAGACTGCCCCGATAAAAAAACAATGGTAGAACCGAATATGGCAAAAATAACCATTGGCAACCGGCAAAGAACAGATGTCGATTATAATGTGGTTCCCCTAAACAATGCAGCAGCCCACACAGACAGCATTAATATCTTCAATAAACTTCATTGGTCTGTTTCCCGAATGAACACCGGTCAGGTTATTAAAATTTATAAGATCATCCAGGGCGAATATTTTAATACAAAATAGCATCCGACAGCTTTAACAAAAGATTGGATCAGTCACTGACGGTATAATAAAAAGCCTTTTTATTTTTAATCCAGATGTTACGTGCTTTAACCATATTTATTTTATTGCTGTCTGCTGCAACTGCTTTTTCCCAAACAAAAACTTATTTAAAAGGAAATATATTTTTGTACAGCAATGATACGCCCGTGCCCGGCGCCACCATAACCAACCTGAATACCCGGCAATCTTCGGTTTCCACTTCTGCCGGCACCTATCAAATTCCGGCCTCCAATAAGGATATAATCGTATTCTCATCCAGCGGATTAAAAAGTGATACGGTAAAAGTTGAAGAACAGTTGTTAAAAACGGGCTATGACGTTGGGCTTACAGTTGATGGCAAGCTGCTGAAGAACGTAACCGTAACCTCCAGTTACCAGTTGGATTCATTGCGCCGCAGGGGCGATTATGCTAAAATTTATGAAAAACAGCCCGGCCTTACCGGCGGCAATACCCCGGAAGCAGGCTTTGGCCTCGTCTTAAGTCCGATCAGTTATTTTTCAAAAAGGGCCAAAAAGACCCGGCAGTTTAGAAAGCGATTGAAGAAGGAAGAAGAAGATGCCTATATCGACTATGTTTTTTCGCCGATGTGGGTAAGCAAGCTCACCGGATTAAAAGGCGATTCGCTGCATTTATTCCTTTACCAATACCGCCCCACCTATGATATGGCCCGTATGCTTGACCGCCCCAGTATGATTGCCTATATTAACGACCGGTATAAAGAGTTTATCCGGAAGAAAGATTAAACGCGTCCTATACTATTCTATTTAATGATCTTAGAATACGAGGAGAGGATTCCTGCTACCGCAATTATCATACTTTTAATGTCTTGGCATATTCGCATCCGTCTTATAATGAGCCGGAATCAAAATTATTCTTAAAGGGTACCTATGGCACACCAAACGATCTGTGGTTGTAACCAGTCTACCAATAGGTTGTTCCTCCCGAACAAAACAAACGAAATGGTCTCGCCTCACGACTTTTTGCATCAGCACCCCGTTGAATAATGCCTTCGGCATTACCCGTTTTCAGCACCATATATTATAATGATTGAACGTGCCGCGTAGTGGCTACCCATAGAAGGACAATAATGTTAATTTTGATGGCGGTTCAGTATTAATGATTCATTCCCGTCCGACTGGCGTCCGCCGCGTGGGCTGACGGGCTAGGCACAATAAAAATGCCGGTCGCGCTTTCCGGTATTCTTCTTATTTTTAAGCAAAGAAAATTGCTTTTATGAAAAAAAATCAACTCCTGCTTATTTGCCTTATCACTATTATAAGCACCCTTCATGCCCAGGTAAAACCCAAAACTAATACAGGGAATCAGCCCACATTTGTAACGGCTGTGGAAGGTGTGAACGAATACCGTCTGCCGAACGGCCTTCAAATATTATTAGTGCCGGATGCAGCGCAAACAAATGTTATCGTAAATATCGTATACCATGTCGGTTCCCGCAACGAAGGATACGGTGAAACCGGAATGGCGCATTTACTGGAGCACATGCTTTTTAAAGGCTCTAAAAAATTCTCCAGCATCAAACAAACTATTGCCGACAAAGGAGCCTCGGCAAACGGGACCACCTGGTACGACCGGACCAATTACTTCGAGATCCTTCCGGCTACAGACAGTAACCTGCTTTGGGCACTGGATATGGAATCCGACCGCATGGTGCACTCGCTGATGCGAAACGAAGATCTGCAGAAAGAATTTTCTGTGGTCCGTAATGAATTTGAAGCGGGGGAAAACGATCCTGGCTCCGTTTTGATGGAGCGCGTACTTTCCACCATGTACTTGTGGCATAATTACGGCAAATCCACCATCGGAAGTAAAGAAGATATTGAACAGGTACCCATCGGCAACCTGAAAGAATTTTATCAAAAATATTACCAGCCGGACAATGCCACTTTAATAATAGGAGGAAAATTTGATGAGAAAAAAACGCTCTCCTGGATCGGAAATTATTTTGGTGCTATTCCCAAACCACAGCGGGTATTACGCGCGCCGTACACCGTAGAACCACCACAGGACGGAGAACGTTTTGTGGAGCTGCGCCGCAACGGAGATATGCAATATGTAGGTCTTGGGTATCACACGCCCGCGTATTCCGATAAAGATTATGTAGCCAATGATGCCGCCATTGAAATTTTGACCAATAATCCTTCCGGTGTTTTTTACAAGGCATTGGTCGACACAAAACTCGCTACCAAGGTTTCCGGCTGGAGCCAGCAACTCTATGATCCCGGTTTTACTTATTTCAGTTGCGATGTGCCGCTGGGCCAAAATCTCGACAGCGCTAAAAAGGCGTTCCTGGCCAGCGCCGATGGCATTTCCGCCCTTGCTATTACAGAAGCGGACCTGGAGCGGGCGAAAAACGCGTTGTCCAAACAGCTTTTCAATACACAAAATAATACGATCAGCTTCTGTGTTGCGCTGACGGAAATCATTGGCGCAGGCGACTGGCGGCTATTTTATATATATCGCGACCGGCTGGAAAAATTAACATTAGCGGATGTGCAAAGTGTTCTAAAAAAATATTATCTCCCCAGCAATCGCACATATGGTGTATTTATTCCCGACAAAGAAGCGGAGAAAAACCGGGTTGCGGTTAACAACCGCCCGGACATTGCAGCTCTCGTAAAAGGTTATAAGGGAAAAGCGGTTACTGCGCAAACAGAAAGCTTTGATGCCAGCATTGACAACATTAAAAAGAGCACTCAATATGGCACCTTGTCCAATGGCCTGAAATATGCGCTGCTGAAAAAGCCGGCAAAAGGCGATAAGATCAGCGCACGGATCACGCTGAAGCTAGGCGACGAGCAAAGTCTAATGAACAAGGGACTGGTACCCGAGTTAACTGCCCGCATGCTTAAAAATGGTACGACGAGCAAAAACAAAAAAGAGATCAATGACCTGCTGGATAAGTTAAAGACCAGCCTGCGCATTTCGGGCAATGCGCAAACCGTTTCCATAAACATAAGCACGGACAAGGAGAACATGAATCCTGCCCTGGAACTGCTGGCCGACATTTTGCTACATCCTTCATTTGATAAAAATGAATTTGACAAAATGGTGCTGGATCTTAAAGGAGAGTACGAATCTAACCAAAGCGATCCGCAATACCTTGCATCCAACGCGGTAAGCAAAAAAACGTCGCTCTACCCCAAGGGGCATCCTTTTTATCCAAACAGCATCAGCGAAGCGTTGACTGATCTTCAAAAAGTAACCGTAGATGACCTCCGGAATTTCTACCAGGCATTTTATGGCGCTAACCATGCTATTGCAGCTTTTACGGGCGCTATCGATAACCAGGCGGTCGTGTCATTCCTGGAAAAAAACCTGGCGGCATTTAACAGCAAACAAGCCTATAAAGAAATTACAGATCAATATTTTGATGTAAAAGGCAGCCTCGAAGCCATCAATGTTACGGATAAGAAAAATGCGGTTTGCATGGGAGCATTGAACCTGCCGGTTAAGGAATCTGATGCCGATTTTCCGGCGCTTGAAATGGCCAATGAGCTGTTGGGCGGCGGCGCCTTCCTTTCGTCCCGTATCCCGCAACGCCTCCGGGAAACGGACGGCATGAGTTATGGCGCGGGCTCCTACCTGTCTGGCAATTATAAATACGCGGCTTCTACCTGGGGCGTGTATGCCATCTTTAATCCTATGTATAAAAATAAGCTGGACAGCGCCCTGCATGAAGAGATCAATAAGGCGCTCAGCGCGGGCTTTAAAGAAGAGGAACTAAAAAAATCGAGGGAAAGCTGGTTGCAGCAACGGAAGACCAACCTGGGTTTTGATAATTATCTTTCTTACCTGCTTTCTTCTTACATGCAGGATGAAAAGGACCTGACGTATTTTACAGAATATGAGAACAAGGTAAAAAAGTTAACCCTTAAAGATGTAAACGCTGCGTTGAAAAAATATATCGATCCGGCGAAAGCCACGCTGATTTACGCAGGTGATTTTAATAAAAAATAGCGTTATACTTTTTCAAGCGTCATCCGGATCTGATAGTGCAGGTGCTCATGGATCCGCTCATCAAAGCAGAGCTTTGCGGCAGTAATGCTGCCATCGTATTTTTTAAAAATATATTTAACAGAAAGATTAAAATCAAAATTATCGATGGAGTTATGCCGGGTTTTGGAATAAACCTGTTCCAGTTTTTGCCGGGCCACTTCATCGAAATTGAGGAGGGTCGCATTTAGTTTTATGTGAAACTCCGATGCTTCGTCATTCAATATATCAGTGTGCCAGGCATATTCATAAAGCTGCTCTTCCAGTAGCCGTGAGTGCTGTATATAAGGTCGGGTGCAGTTTCCCGGCGTTTTAACCTCATTAAAACCCAAAAATTCCGGCAGCAGCAGGGAGTACTGAAAATTATTCCGGAGTACCTGCTCCAGGTTGTTGAGATCATACTGATATGCCTGGACAAACTTTTGTTGTTCGCGGGTGGACGTAAAGGTTTTGGCCAACTCATGCTGCACCCAATAATGCCAGTCCGCCAGCACTTCTTCCCTGTTAGCCATTTCGAGCACTTCTCCATTCCGGTTTCTTTTAAACACCAGTCGCCGGTTAATCGCAGCCAGGGACAGCATCTGCTGCAATTGCTGTTCCATTGCCGGTTGGTCTGTCTCACCTTTTATATCACTCCACCCGATGGCCGTATAAACAGCATCCGCTGCAAGCTGCTGTTCATACTCCACGTTGCCGGAAACCTTTATCATTACCGGGTTTCGTCCTTTTTCATAACAAAACCGGTTCACTGTTTCTATCCGGTACTTTTTCGAATGGGGTTTCAGGTACCGGCTGAGTGTTGAATTGTTTAAAGGGATTGTTTCCATATGGAGGTTTTAGAAGGTTAACCGAAAATAAAAAAATTTCCGGATCAGCGGTGCTTACAGGATTACAAAATTTTTGTTTTTACTTCCCCCGGGCTTGCCGTTGCCGGCACCTTTATTCATTCGTTCCTTTAGGATATCGTATATTTCTCTTTTTTCTTTCCTGGATAATACATTTAAAGTAACCAGTTTTTTTCGTCCGGCCAGTGTTTCAATTTCCAAAGCGTCGCCTTTCCAAAAACTTTCTGTATAGGCAATATTGGTGATCGCGGAATACGGTACAAATACGAATGGATTCAAATCGAAAGCCACTCGTTCCATTTTGCTGCTTCCGGTAATTTCTTTGTAATAAAAACCCTTGTCGTCAAGCTTAGCGCGTAGCACCTTTCCCCTATATTTCAAAGAGAAATAACCCATAATAATAAATCCTACTTTAAAGATCAACATCAATAAGGAAACCAAAAAAAATGCTGGACTTCTGAAATCAATAACCATGGCTTGAAAGT
Proteins encoded in this region:
- a CDS encoding DUF2911 domain-containing protein, with product MKRILTLFFFTGTLLTAKAQVKVPAASPVQTVKQDFGLGTLEWSYSRPGLKGRSVYTDVAPAGKLWRTGANSATTLTVSDEIIIGGKTIGAGKYGLLTIPAPNTWVVIITKQTDVTSDPTVYKEGDDVVRLNIKPVVTATSTETFTIELANITPASAELQLKWGKVLIAVPVKTAIDARIMASIDASMRSDKPAYLAAANYYYDNNKDITKAVEWYSKAVAAQPEAYWAQYYYARALAKAGRKKEAKAAAEKSKQQATDKHNPDYITLNEKLLSTL
- a CDS encoding DUF6263 family protein, which gives rise to MKKTLLTIGALFTISSTVLFAQTITLKFNPANGSSYLNTTRAVMKINQTVMGQTMEINSTSNTDLTYKIADAAPDKNLDITYNKINMTMEAMGQQMNFDSESADTTNQGSKAFRAVKGSKVTVLVGSDGTVKSVKGADKIAAKASAGNRQTQELLNRLFSESALKSSFEQLFKFYPHEPVKQGSTWTSTTKIASPYAMTLQNNYTLVKIDGDKSTLKIDGKAGTDGSVKFEQQGMTMDITLNGTSAGTMEIDNKTGMPENTDITQHLKGTVNAMGQEVPVEIHIESKSSVQKQ
- a CDS encoding YdbT family protein, with the protein product MLLIAMGISMSFIGFDPGGSFWDNFQAMVIDFRSPAFFLVSLLMLIFKVGFIIMGYFSLKYRGKVLRAKLDDKGFYYKEITGSSKMERVAFDLNPFVFVPYSAITNIAYTESFWKGDALEIETLAGRKKLVTLNVLSRKEKREIYDILKERMNKGAGNGKPGGSKNKNFVIL
- the xerD gene encoding site-specific tyrosine recombinase XerD, with amino-acid sequence MWESYKKSFQSYLKLEKSLSPNSTEAYLRDIDKLTQYLEAESPNKTPATVILNDLQAFLAWIAELGMQPTSQARVISGIKAFYKFCLLENIVQQDPALLLEAPKTKRALPDVLSIAEIERLISCIDLSKPEGTRNKAIIETLYGCGLRVSELVNLRISQLYLDVGYIRVIGKGNKERLTPIGDSAAKYIKIYIKEIRNHIAVKPGNEDIVFLNKRGTLLSRVMIFLIIKELAAQAQITKTISPHTFRHSFATHLIEGGAHLRAVQEMLGHESITTTEIYTHLDREFLRKTLDTYHPLSQGFHSK
- a CDS encoding peptidase associated/transthyretin-like domain-containing protein, yielding MLRALTIFILLLSAATAFSQTKTYLKGNIFLYSNDTPVPGATITNLNTRQSSVSTSAGTYQIPASNKDIIVFSSSGLKSDTVKVEEQLLKTGYDVGLTVDGKLLKNVTVTSSYQLDSLRRRGDYAKIYEKQPGLTGGNTPEAGFGLVLSPISYFSKRAKKTRQFRKRLKKEEEDAYIDYVFSPMWVSKLTGLKGDSLHLFLYQYRPTYDMARMLDRPSMIAYINDRYKEFIRKKD
- a CDS encoding M16 family metallopeptidase, encoding MKKNQLLLICLITIISTLHAQVKPKTNTGNQPTFVTAVEGVNEYRLPNGLQILLVPDAAQTNVIVNIVYHVGSRNEGYGETGMAHLLEHMLFKGSKKFSSIKQTIADKGASANGTTWYDRTNYFEILPATDSNLLWALDMESDRMVHSLMRNEDLQKEFSVVRNEFEAGENDPGSVLMERVLSTMYLWHNYGKSTIGSKEDIEQVPIGNLKEFYQKYYQPDNATLIIGGKFDEKKTLSWIGNYFGAIPKPQRVLRAPYTVEPPQDGERFVELRRNGDMQYVGLGYHTPAYSDKDYVANDAAIEILTNNPSGVFYKALVDTKLATKVSGWSQQLYDPGFTYFSCDVPLGQNLDSAKKAFLASADGISALAITEADLERAKNALSKQLFNTQNNTISFCVALTEIIGAGDWRLFYIYRDRLEKLTLADVQSVLKKYYLPSNRTYGVFIPDKEAEKNRVAVNNRPDIAALVKGYKGKAVTAQTESFDASIDNIKKSTQYGTLSNGLKYALLKKPAKGDKISARITLKLGDEQSLMNKGLVPELTARMLKNGTTSKNKKEINDLLDKLKTSLRISGNAQTVSINISTDKENMNPALELLADILLHPSFDKNEFDKMVLDLKGEYESNQSDPQYLASNAVSKKTSLYPKGHPFYPNSISEALTDLQKVTVDDLRNFYQAFYGANHAIAAFTGAIDNQAVVSFLEKNLAAFNSKQAYKEITDQYFDVKGSLEAINVTDKKNAVCMGALNLPVKESDADFPALEMANELLGGGAFLSSRIPQRLRETDGMSYGAGSYLSGNYKYAASTWGVYAIFNPMYKNKLDSALHEEINKALSAGFKEEELKKSRESWLQQRKTNLGFDNYLSYLLSSYMQDEKDLTYFTEYENKVKKLTLKDVNAALKKYIDPAKATLIYAGDFNKK
- a CDS encoding S9 family peptidase, with the translated sequence MKQYLIAGTLLFLGITVRAQEKKLFTASDYDRAVSMMSGGPAAKAYAKQNIMPQWLPDGKLWFKEPESGKYIVMDPAVKGGSRTTTDKAPSEEKNLGRRRAAAAFAVSPDGRKAVYIKDWNLWVKDITTGTEKQLTRDGMENFGYATDNAGWKHSESPIVLWSPDSKKVATYQQDDRHLHDMYLVRTKVGAPELEKWKYPLPGDSSIAKIHRVIIDVETAATVRLKMAADEHRGTLSDDIAVDGSLGDNQWGGNSKQLAFVSVSRDHKVATFRVADAASGEVRTVMEEKVATQYESGQGKINWQFMPETNELIWYSERDGWGHLYLYDLTSGKLKNQITKGDFVVTQMLRADGKTRKIIFEAKGKEPGENPYYSHFYKISFDGKGLQNLTPEPGNHRASFSPDGNYFVDNYSTPTVPPVIKLKNTAGNTLGELGSIKPETLKAAGWVAPELFSVKSANNQFDLYGLLYKPSRLDVSKKYPVVVYIYPGPQGGSVGNWSFNVAGGDFQALAELGFIVVRLEGSCNPNRSKAFHDVCYGNMAENTLHDQIAGVKQLAAKNGFMDLNRVGIWGHSGGGFATASALFKFPEFFKVGIAESGNHDNRNYEDDWGERYIGLEAGDNYAKQANELYAKNLQGKLLLVTGGMDDNVPPYNTYLVVDALIKANKSFDLLVIPNARHGYGEDSYYMMRRRWDYFVENLQGAVPPKDYKIEVK
- a CDS encoding YraN family protein, giving the protein MATHNQLGQDGEDIATAYFVQRSYTILFRNWRHSHYEIDIIAVKKDKLHFIEVKTRSSSQFGYPEESVTKRKFKFLQQAADAFLYQYPQYRWIQYDILAIIHSKNKTPEFFLLEDVFL